In the genome of Amia ocellicauda isolate fAmiCal2 chromosome 3, fAmiCal2.hap1, whole genome shotgun sequence, one region contains:
- the ccdc47 gene encoding PAT complex subunit CCDC47 isoform X1: protein MMTAWCRVVRIQLPGSKFSAMRTLAVLPLLLLLLLPPVSWARFDEFDDGEELAEFDDNDFAEFEDVSEDPPTEAPPRTVTAQDDEDEATVELEENQDDFEDSETPDEDVYKYDAEEFEGFEKPPPSFKDPINYIDVPPHLQNSWESYYMEILMVTGLLAYIMNYIIGKNKNNRLAQAWFNSHRELLESNFALVGDDGTSKDAVSTGKLNQENEHIYNLWCSGRVCCEGMLIQLKFLKRQDLLNVLARMMRPAGDQVQIKVTLVDEDMDTFVFAVGTKKAMARMQKDMQDLSEFCNDKPKSGAKYGLPEYLAILSEMGEVTEGVMDNKMVHFLTNHADKIESIHFSDQFSGPKLMQEEGQPLKLPETKKTLLFTFNVPGMGNTSPKDMESLLPLMNMVIYSIDKVKKFRLNREGKQKADKNRARVEENFLKLTHAQRQEAAQTRREEKKRAEKERIMNEEDPDRQRRLEEAAQRREQKKMEKKQMKMKQIKVKAM, encoded by the exons ATGATGACTGCATGGTGTAGAGTTGTGCGCATTCAACTTCCAGGATCTAAAT TTTCTGCCATGAGGACGCTGGCTGTGTTGCCcctgctcctgctgctgctgctgccgcccgTGTCGTGGGCGCGCTTCGACGAGTTTGACGACGGCGAGGAACTGGCAGAGTTCGACGACAACGACTTTGCCGAATTCGAGGACGTGAGCGAGGACCCTCCTACCGAGGCACCCCCACGCACCGTGACGGCCCAGGACGATGAGGATGAAGCCACTGTGGAGCTGGAGGAAAATCAGGATGACTTTGAGGACTCCGAGACACCG GATGAAGACGTCTACAAATACGATGCCGAGGAATTTGAAGGTTTTGAGAAGCCCCCTCCATCTTTTAAGGATCCCATCAACTACATCGAT GTTCCACCTCACCTGCAGAACAGCTGGGAGAGCTACTACATGGAGATCCTCATGGTGACGGGTCTGCTGGCCTATATCATGAACTATATCATCggcaagaacaagaacaaccggcTGGCGCAGGCCTGGTTCAACTCCCACAGAGAGCTGCTGGAGAGTAACTTTGCCCTTGTGG GTGATGATGGCACCAGTAAAGACGCAGTGAGCACGGGCAAGCTGAACCAGGAGAACGAGCACATCTACAACCTGTGGTGCTCCGGCCGGGTGTGCTGCGAGGGCATGCTCATCCAGCTCAAG TTTCTGAAGAGGCAGGACCTGCTGAACGTGCTGGCGAGGATGATGAGGCCGGCCGGCGATCAAGTG CAAATCAAAGTCACCCTGGTCGATGAAGACATGGATACGTTTGTGTTTGCCGTGGGGACGAAGAAGGCCATGGCTCGGATGCAGAAAGACATGCAGGACTTG AGCGAGTTCTGCAACGACAAACCCAAATCAGGAGCCAAGTATGGGTTGCCAGAGTATCTGGCCATTCTATCTGAGATGGGAGAGGTGACTGAGGGAGTTATGGACAATAAG ATGGTACATTTCCTCACCAATCACGCCGACAAAATCGAGTCCATCCATTTCTCGGACCAATTCTCTGGTCCAAAACTTATGCAAGA GGAGGGACAGCCCTTGAAGCTGCCCGAGACGAAGAAGACGCTTTTGTTTACATTCAATg TGCCTGGCATGGGCAACACGTCGCCCAAAGACATGGAGTCCCTGCTGCCCCTGATGAACATGGTGATCTACAGCATCGACAAGGTCAAGAAATTCCGCCTCAACAGGGAG GGCAAGCAGAAGGCCGATAAGAACCGTGCGCGCGTGGAGGAGAACTTCCTGAAGCTGACGCACGCCCAGCGGCAGGAGGCGGCCCAGACCCGGCGCGAGGAGAAGAAGCGAGCCGAGAAGGAGAGGATCATGAACGAAGAGGACCCGGACAGACAGCGCCGCCTGGAG GAGGCTGCGCAGCGTCGGGAGCAGAAGAAGATGGAGAAGAAGCAGATGAAGATGAAGCAGATCAAAGTGAAAGCCATGTGA
- the ccdc47 gene encoding PAT complex subunit CCDC47 isoform X2 gives MRTLAVLPLLLLLLLPPVSWARFDEFDDGEELAEFDDNDFAEFEDVSEDPPTEAPPRTVTAQDDEDEATVELEENQDDFEDSETPDEDVYKYDAEEFEGFEKPPPSFKDPINYIDVPPHLQNSWESYYMEILMVTGLLAYIMNYIIGKNKNNRLAQAWFNSHRELLESNFALVGDDGTSKDAVSTGKLNQENEHIYNLWCSGRVCCEGMLIQLKFLKRQDLLNVLARMMRPAGDQVQIKVTLVDEDMDTFVFAVGTKKAMARMQKDMQDLSEFCNDKPKSGAKYGLPEYLAILSEMGEVTEGVMDNKMVHFLTNHADKIESIHFSDQFSGPKLMQEEGQPLKLPETKKTLLFTFNVPGMGNTSPKDMESLLPLMNMVIYSIDKVKKFRLNREGKQKADKNRARVEENFLKLTHAQRQEAAQTRREEKKRAEKERIMNEEDPDRQRRLEEAAQRREQKKMEKKQMKMKQIKVKAM, from the exons ATGAGGACGCTGGCTGTGTTGCCcctgctcctgctgctgctgctgccgcccgTGTCGTGGGCGCGCTTCGACGAGTTTGACGACGGCGAGGAACTGGCAGAGTTCGACGACAACGACTTTGCCGAATTCGAGGACGTGAGCGAGGACCCTCCTACCGAGGCACCCCCACGCACCGTGACGGCCCAGGACGATGAGGATGAAGCCACTGTGGAGCTGGAGGAAAATCAGGATGACTTTGAGGACTCCGAGACACCG GATGAAGACGTCTACAAATACGATGCCGAGGAATTTGAAGGTTTTGAGAAGCCCCCTCCATCTTTTAAGGATCCCATCAACTACATCGAT GTTCCACCTCACCTGCAGAACAGCTGGGAGAGCTACTACATGGAGATCCTCATGGTGACGGGTCTGCTGGCCTATATCATGAACTATATCATCggcaagaacaagaacaaccggcTGGCGCAGGCCTGGTTCAACTCCCACAGAGAGCTGCTGGAGAGTAACTTTGCCCTTGTGG GTGATGATGGCACCAGTAAAGACGCAGTGAGCACGGGCAAGCTGAACCAGGAGAACGAGCACATCTACAACCTGTGGTGCTCCGGCCGGGTGTGCTGCGAGGGCATGCTCATCCAGCTCAAG TTTCTGAAGAGGCAGGACCTGCTGAACGTGCTGGCGAGGATGATGAGGCCGGCCGGCGATCAAGTG CAAATCAAAGTCACCCTGGTCGATGAAGACATGGATACGTTTGTGTTTGCCGTGGGGACGAAGAAGGCCATGGCTCGGATGCAGAAAGACATGCAGGACTTG AGCGAGTTCTGCAACGACAAACCCAAATCAGGAGCCAAGTATGGGTTGCCAGAGTATCTGGCCATTCTATCTGAGATGGGAGAGGTGACTGAGGGAGTTATGGACAATAAG ATGGTACATTTCCTCACCAATCACGCCGACAAAATCGAGTCCATCCATTTCTCGGACCAATTCTCTGGTCCAAAACTTATGCAAGA GGAGGGACAGCCCTTGAAGCTGCCCGAGACGAAGAAGACGCTTTTGTTTACATTCAATg TGCCTGGCATGGGCAACACGTCGCCCAAAGACATGGAGTCCCTGCTGCCCCTGATGAACATGGTGATCTACAGCATCGACAAGGTCAAGAAATTCCGCCTCAACAGGGAG GGCAAGCAGAAGGCCGATAAGAACCGTGCGCGCGTGGAGGAGAACTTCCTGAAGCTGACGCACGCCCAGCGGCAGGAGGCGGCCCAGACCCGGCGCGAGGAGAAGAAGCGAGCCGAGAAGGAGAGGATCATGAACGAAGAGGACCCGGACAGACAGCGCCGCCTGGAG GAGGCTGCGCAGCGTCGGGAGCAGAAGAAGATGGAGAAGAAGCAGATGAAGATGAAGCAGATCAAAGTGAAAGCCATGTGA